The following are encoded together in the Triticum dicoccoides isolate Atlit2015 ecotype Zavitan chromosome 6B, WEW_v2.0, whole genome shotgun sequence genome:
- the LOC119321309 gene encoding cullin-3A-like, with protein FKHRVELDPKYAERTWKVLEHAIHEIYNHNASGLSFEELYRSAYNMVLHKYGEKLYNGLESTMTWRLKEISKSIEAAQGGLFLEELNAKWMDHNKALQMIRDILMYMDRTYVPTSHRTPVHELGLNLWRDHIIHYPMIHGRLLDTLLDLIHRERMGEVINRGLMRSITKMLMDLGPAVYQDDFEKPFLEVSASFYSGESQEFIECCDCGNYLKKAERRLNEEMERVSHYLDAGSEAKITSVVEKEMIANHMHRLVHMENSGLVNMLIDDKYEDLGRMYTLFRRVPDGLSTIRDMMTSYLRETGKHLVTDPERLKDPVEFVQCLLNEKDKHDKIINVAFGNDKTFQNALNSSFEFFINLNNRSPEFISLYVDDKLRKGLKGATEEDVEGILDKVMMLFRYLQEKDVFEKYYKQHLAKRLLSGKTVSDDAERSMIVKLKTECGYQFTSKLEGMFTDMKTSQDTMQDFYAKKSEELGDGPTLDVHILTTGSWPTQPSPPCSLPPEILAVCEKFRGYYLGTHSGRRLTWQTNMGTADIKATFGKSQKHELNVSTYQMCVLMLFNTSDGLTYKDIEQATEIPSTDLKRCLQSLACVKGKNVLRKEPMSKDISEDDTFYFNDKFTSKLVKVKIGTVVAAKESEPEKQETRQRVEEDRKPQIEAAIVRIMKSRRVLDHNSIVSEVTKQLQARFLPNPVIIKKRIESLIEREFLERDKADRKLYRYLA; from the exons TTCAAGCACCGGGTGGAGCTCGACCCCAAGTACGCGGAGCGGACATGGAAGGTCCTCGAGCACGCCATCCACGAGATCTACAACCACAACGCCAGCGGCCTCTCCTTCGAGGAGCTCTACAG GAGTGCCTACAACATGGTGCTTCACAAGTATGGCGAGAAGCTCTATAATGGCCTTGAGAGCACTATGACATGGCGTTTGAAGGAAATATCAAAATCAATAGAGGCTGCGCAGGGTGGTTTGTTTTTGGAAGAGCTGAATGCGAAGTGGATGGATCACAACAAGGCATTGCAGATGATCAGGGATATTCTAATGTACATGGATCGGACTTATGTCCCGACATCCCATAGGACACCTGTTCATGAGCTTGGTCTGAATTTGTGGAGGGATCATATAATTCACTACCCAATGATCCATGGTCGGCTGCTTGACACCCTTCTAGATCTTATTCACAGAGAAAGAATGGGTGAAGTGATCAATAGAGGCCTGATGAGGAGCATTACAAAGATGTTAATGGATCTTGGTCCTGCTGTATACCAAGATGATTTTGAGAAACCATTTTTGGAAGTTTCCGCTAGCTTCTACAGTGGGGAATCTCAAGAGTTCATTGAGTGCTGTGATTGTGGTAACTACCTTAAGAAGGCTGAGAGGCGGCTCAATGAGGAAATGGAGCGTGTCTCACACTACTTGGATGCTGGCAGTGAGGCAAAGATAACTAGCGTGGTGGAGAAAGAGATGATAGCCAATCACATGCATAGATTGGTCCACATGGAAAACTCTGGCCTTGTTAACATGCTTATAGATGACAAATATGAAGATTTGGGTAGGATGTACACCTTATTCCGAAGGGTTCCTGATGGTCTATCAACAATCAGAGATATGATGACTTCATACCTAAGGGAAACAGGGAAGCACTTAGTGACAGATCCAGAGAGATTGAAAGACCCAGTGGAATTTGTTCAGTGCTTGTTAAATGAGAAGGATAAGCATGATAAGATCATCAATGTTGCTTTTGGCAATGATAAAACCTTCCAAAATGCTCTGAATTCATCctttgagttcttcatcaacttaaACAACAGGTCACCTGAATTCATATCACTGTATGTTGATGACAAACTCCGCAAAGGATTGAAAGGGGCAACAGAAGAGGATGTGGAGGGTATACTGGACAAAGTCATGATGCTGTTTCGGTACCTTCAGGAGAAGGATGTGTTTGAGAAGTACTATAAGCAGCATTTGGCGAAAAGGCTTCTGTCTGGCAAAACTGTTTCTGATGATGCTGAGAGGAGTATGATAGTCAAACTCAAGACAGAATGTGGGTACCAGTTCACCTCCAAATTAGAGGGTATGTTCACTGACATGAAGACATCTCAGGACACCATGCAGGATTTCTATGCCAAGAAATCCGAGGAACTTGGTGATGGCCCTACACTTGATGTCCACATTCTCACAACTGGCTCTTGGCCAACACAACCCAGCCCTCCCTGCAGCCTTCCACCTGAAATCCTTGCAGTATGTGAGAAATTCCGTGGATATTATCTTGGAACTCACAGTGGGCGGaggttaacatggcaaacaaatatGGGAACAGCTGATATAAAGGCCACGTTTGGGAAAAGCCAGAAGCATGAGCTGAATGTCTCCACTTACCAGATGTGTGTTCTGATGTTGTTCAACACTTCCGATGGGCTTACCTACAAAGACATCGAGCAAGCTACCGAGATACCTTCCACAGACCTAAAGAGATGTCTCCAGTCTCTTGCTTGTGTCAAGGGGAAGAATGTTCTCCGTAAAGAGCCCATGAGCAAGGACATATCAGAGGATGACACATTCTATTTCAATGACAAGTTCACAAGCAAGCTTGTTAAGGTGAAGATCGGGACAGTGGTGGCGGCAAAGGAATCTGAGCCAGAGAAGCAGGAGACCCGCCAGCGGGTTGAGGAGGACAGGAAACCTCAGATTGAGGCTGCCATCGTCAGGATCATGAAATCTAGGAGGGTCTTGGATCATAACAGTATTGTATCTGAGGTTACCAAGCAATTGCAAGCTCGGTTCTTGCCGAACCCTGTTATCATAAAGAAACGCATAGAATCTCTGATCGAACGCGAATTCTTAGAGAGGGACAAAGCAGATAGAAAATTATATCGCTATCTTGCATAA